The Phormidium yuhuli AB48 DNA window CGCCCCCAGACCCCAGTGAAAATCAAGAAATACTCGAACAGGCTCAAGGGCAAATCGACCCGGGACAGGCTTCATCGTACTGGCGGGCGATCGAGCAAGTGCGGCAAATCCAAGCCGGCGAACCGCTCTATGATCAAGCTCAAGGGGCGATCGAGGGCTGGAGTCAGGACATCTTAGAGTTAGCCGAACAGCGAGCGGAGGCGGGCCAGCTTCAATTTGCTATTGATGCGGCTCGCTTAATTCCCGAAACGAGCCAGGTTTATGAAACGGCTCAAGAACGAATTGCCACCTGGGAAAACCAAATCCCCTAATTTCCCCCGAATCCTCTCCTTGTACAGTCTCAACTCTGAAACTCTTTATGTTATCTGTTGCCGACGCCGAACGTATCATTTTAGCTGCCGTAGCCCCCTTAACGGAGGTCGAGGGGGTTCACCTTCCCGACGCCACGGGGCGTATTTTGGCGACAGCCGTCAAGAGTCAACTGGATTTTCCCCATTGGGATAACTCCGCCATGGATGGCTATGCGGTACGGTTTGAGGATGTGGCAGACTGTGCAGAGGATAATCCTCAAGCCTTAGAAGTGATTGAAGAGATTGCAGCGGGCCAGCCTCCCGAGAAAACTCTACAATCGGGACAAGCGGCTCGGATTTTTACCGGGGCCATGGTTCCCTCAGGTGCTGATACGATTGTGATGCAGGAGAATACGATCCGGGAGGGCGATCGCGTTCAAGTCCTAAAATCCCCCAAGGCCCTGGGAGAATTTGTCCGTCATCGCGGCCGCTTTTACCAAGCCGGAACCCCTCTTCTCAATCCAGGGATTCGCCTGGGAGCGGCGGAGATTGCCGTGTTGGCGGCGGCTCAATGTAATCTGATTAAGGTGATTCGTCAACCTCGGGTGGCGATTCTCTCGACGGGGAGTGAGTTGGTGGCTCCGGAGCAGCCTCTGAAACCGGGACAAATTGTTGATTCCAATCAATATGCTCTGGCAGCATTTTTAGAGCAGTTGGGGATTGAGGCCTTGCGGTTGGGAATTGTGGCTGATGAGCCTCAGGTGCTGCGTCAAAACATCCGCGAGGCTCTGCAATGGGGGGATGTGGTGCTGTCGACGGGCGGAGTCTCGGTGGGGGATTATGACTATATTGAGGGGATTTTACAGGAGTTGGGGGGCGAGGTGTTGGTGCAGTCGGTGGCGATTAAACCGGGGAAACCTCTGACGATGGCCCGTTTTGCTAAGTTGCGATCGCTCTATTTTGGTTTACCGGGAAATCCGGTGTCAGCTTTAGTGACGGCCTGGCGATTTGTTCAACCGGCCTTGCTGAAACTCTCGGGGTTGAGTCAGGGTTGGCAACCGCAATTTGTTGAAGCGATTACGGAGTTGGCGTTACCGGCTGCCCCCAGTCGAGAAACTTATATTTGGGGACAGGTGAAAATTCACGAGGGCCGTTTCTACTTTAATTGTGCTGGGGGCAGTTTTAGTTCGGGAAATTTGGTGAATTTAGCCCAAACTAATGCCTGTGCAGTAATTCCGGTGGGCAGTCCTGGAATTGCGGCGGGGGAACGGCTGTCTCTGCTGCTGCTAAGTTTCTGAACGATTCACAACATACTGCAACAACAAGGAGATCCGATGGCAAATAAGGTTGAAAACATCTACACAGATATTATTTCCAGTCTGCCTCCAACCGAACGGTTACAGTTAGCAACGCTTATTTTGAATGGACTCGCGAAACAACAAATGGATCGTGAGATAAATTTTGTTGATGATAGCGATGTCTGGACGCGGGAGGATGAAGAGGACTTAGCTCTGTTTGCCTTCCAACAGGGTGTCACTGATTTGTCACAAGAGGAGGATTAAACGGAGTGAGGAGGGGATTTTTCGCCCCTACGGCAACGGATGTAATCTGCATTGAACTCATCACATTTATCTATTATTTATTCATGACCAATGTTTAATCCCTCGGACTTATCTCTACGTCGTCTTGTGGCCCAGATGTTTGTGGTTCGGGCCTCGGGACATCTGTTTGATTCGCAAATTCGCTATCCGGCCTGGGAACCCACTCGGGAGCGTTTACGGCATTGGCTGGAAGATTGGGGCATTGGTGGGGTGTTGCTCATTGATGGGAGTGTTAGTGAGTTGCGACTGAGAACAGAGCAATTGCAAGGTTGGGCGGAGATTCCCCTGCTCCTCTGTGCTGATATTGAGGAGGGGGTGGGGCAACGCTTTACGGGAGCTACCTGGTTTCCGCCGCCGATGGCCTTGGGGGAAATCGCCCGGGAGAATTTGCCGGAGGCGGAAGGGTTGGCCCGGGAGATGGGGCAAGGGTTGGCTGCGGAAGCGGTGGCGGCGGGGTTGAACTGGATTCTGGCCCCGGTGGTGGATGTGAATAATAATCCCGAGAATCCGGTGATTAATGTGCGATCGTTTAGTGACAATCCTGAAATTGTGACGGCTTTGGCAACGGCGTTTATTGAGGGAACTCAGACGCAGCCGGTGTTGACGACGGCGAAACATTTTCCGGGCCATGGGGATACGAGTGTGGATTCCCATTGG harbors:
- a CDS encoding molybdopterin molybdotransferase MoeA: MLSVADAERIILAAVAPLTEVEGVHLPDATGRILATAVKSQLDFPHWDNSAMDGYAVRFEDVADCAEDNPQALEVIEEIAAGQPPEKTLQSGQAARIFTGAMVPSGADTIVMQENTIREGDRVQVLKSPKALGEFVRHRGRFYQAGTPLLNPGIRLGAAEIAVLAAAQCNLIKVIRQPRVAILSTGSELVAPEQPLKPGQIVDSNQYALAAFLEQLGIEALRLGIVADEPQVLRQNIREALQWGDVVLSTGGVSVGDYDYIEGILQELGGEVLVQSVAIKPGKPLTMARFAKLRSLYFGLPGNPVSALVTAWRFVQPALLKLSGLSQGWQPQFVEAITELALPAAPSRETYIWGQVKIHEGRFYFNCAGGSFSSGNLVNLAQTNACAVIPVGSPGIAAGERLSLLLLSF